In a single window of the Candidatus Poribacteria bacterium genome:
- a CDS encoding LamG domain-containing protein codes for MKIFAASRAQALTVIVSSLILAMGFGISAQAAKLGLASAWLFEENGGKVVKDIVSGHDGEIKGTLEWVDEGKFGGALKFPGKGDSYVRVDHDDVFNSDPYTFIAWVKLEAASWQYVVWRNGDVWPEPKDVRHLDIWIHDADYPVFMWHVKGKVGRIEGKTIVADGEWHHIAKIYDGKNVQMFVDGKLEGEEPSGGTLDTSKSPIWIGARPGNVAATGLFDEVGFFTEALSEDELNDVMENGLADYAAVDAAGKLATTWALLKRKK; via the coding sequence ATGAAAATATTTGCTGCCAGTCGAGCACAGGCTTTAACAGTTATTGTGAGTTCGCTCATCCTCGCGATGGGCTTCGGTATTTCTGCGCAAGCCGCGAAACTCGGTTTGGCGAGTGCTTGGCTCTTTGAGGAGAATGGTGGAAAGGTTGTTAAAGACATTGTCAGTGGACACGATGGTGAGATTAAGGGCACGCTTGAGTGGGTGGATGAAGGCAAATTCGGGGGTGCTTTGAAATTCCCCGGCAAAGGTGATAGTTACGTCCGCGTCGATCACGACGATGTTTTCAATTCCGATCCTTACACATTTATCGCGTGGGTTAAGTTGGAAGCCGCCTCATGGCAATACGTTGTTTGGCGAAATGGGGATGTCTGGCCCGAACCAAAGGATGTCCGCCATCTGGATATATGGATCCACGATGCTGACTATCCCGTGTTTATGTGGCATGTCAAAGGCAAGGTTGGGCGGATTGAGGGTAAGACCATTGTTGCTGATGGGGAGTGGCACCATATCGCCAAAATCTATGACGGTAAAAACGTTCAGATGTTCGTTGATGGGAAATTGGAGGGCGAGGAACCGAGCGGTGGCACATTGGATACGAGTAAGTCGCCTATCTGGATCGGCGCGCGTCCCGGCAACGTTGCTGCAACAGGACTCTTTGATGAGGTAGGTTTCTTCACGGAAGCACTCTCTGAAGATGAACTCAACGATGTTATGGAGAATGGGTTAGCTGATTATGCCGCCGTTGATGCTGCTGGTAAATTGGCAACAACTTGGGCTCTACTAAAAAGAAAAAAATAA
- a CDS encoding DUF423 domain-containing protein, protein MQNIFFAFGSGLSLLGVVFGAFGAHALRSKLSPEMLETFEVAVRYQMYHSLGMIAAAWAVSQWQNQLTTASGWCFFAGILIFSGSLYILSLTGIRWLGAVTPIGGLAFIVGWGCLTIAAIRG, encoded by the coding sequence ATGCAAAATATTTTCTTTGCGTTCGGTTCAGGTCTGAGTCTACTGGGTGTTGTTTTTGGAGCATTTGGGGCACATGCGTTGCGATCAAAACTTTCACCAGAGATGCTTGAGACGTTTGAAGTAGCAGTTCGATATCAGATGTATCACAGTCTGGGGATGATTGCTGCGGCGTGGGCGGTATCGCAGTGGCAGAACCAACTCACGACTGCGTCGGGATGGTGTTTTTTCGCAGGTATCTTGATTTTTTCAGGCAGTCTCTATATCCTTAGTCTCACGGGTATTCGATGGCTTGGCGCGGTCACTCCGATCGGTGGGTTGGCATTTATCGTGGGGTGGGGGTGTCTAACAATTGCGGCGATTCGCGGGTGA
- a CDS encoding aldehyde dehydrogenase family protein translates to MQMHVGGEWIDKSDKIDVLSPFDGSVVDTVPRGDANDVETAIQTAERGAKIMAGMTGYERYEILRKVADLMVERAGELAEVITREEGKILAEATIEATRASEIIALSAEEAKRLTGETIPLEGAPGVQGKLGFTVRMPCGIVAGISPFNFPLPIAGGNAIIIKPATDTPLSALKLVELFLEAGTPPEAIQCVTGPGGEIGDTLCADRRVRKITFTGSRDVGEHICKVAGLKRVTMELGSNSPLIVMPDADPEKVARAAAASGYSNAGQVCISTQRVIAHEKIYGDFLDAFEAEVAQINTGDPLAEGTRMGPMIREGDATRVAEWIQEAVSDGAELLTGGDKQDQFVTPAILANVKPEMKISCDEVFGPAVGVTRVNDIDEAIALANDTNYGLSAAIFTQNVDWAMKFVREVESGNLMVNWGTQWRADLMPYGGVKESGMGKEGPKYAIEEMTELKMAVFHLDS, encoded by the coding sequence ATGCAAATGCACGTAGGTGGAGAATGGATTGATAAATCCGATAAAATTGACGTACTTAGCCCCTTTGATGGTTCGGTCGTTGATACTGTTCCGAGAGGGGACGCAAACGACGTTGAAACCGCTATTCAGACGGCAGAACGCGGCGCAAAGATCATGGCGGGGATGACCGGCTATGAACGCTACGAGATCCTGCGTAAAGTTGCGGATTTGATGGTGGAACGGGCGGGCGAACTTGCCGAGGTTATCACCCGTGAGGAAGGTAAAATCCTCGCCGAGGCGACGATTGAAGCGACACGCGCCTCCGAGATTATTGCCCTCTCTGCGGAGGAAGCAAAACGATTAACCGGTGAAACGATTCCCCTTGAAGGCGCACCGGGTGTCCAAGGCAAACTCGGCTTTACAGTACGCATGCCGTGCGGTATTGTGGCTGGCATCAGTCCCTTCAATTTCCCATTACCGATCGCCGGTGGAAACGCTATTATCATCAAACCTGCGACGGACACACCGCTCTCCGCTCTAAAACTGGTGGAACTCTTTTTGGAAGCCGGGACACCGCCTGAGGCGATTCAGTGTGTGACGGGACCCGGTGGCGAAATCGGGGACACCCTTTGTGCAGACCGGCGCGTCCGAAAAATTACCTTTACCGGTAGCCGTGATGTCGGCGAGCATATCTGCAAGGTCGCAGGATTGAAGCGTGTCACGATGGAACTCGGCTCGAATTCGCCGCTCATCGTCATGCCCGATGCGGATCCCGAAAAGGTCGCTCGTGCAGCAGCGGCATCCGGTTATTCTAATGCCGGACAGGTCTGTATCTCAACGCAGCGTGTCATCGCACATGAGAAAATCTACGGTGATTTCTTAGATGCGTTTGAAGCCGAAGTCGCTCAAATCAACACCGGTGATCCTCTCGCAGAAGGGACACGGATGGGGCCGATGATTCGAGAAGGAGATGCCACACGTGTTGCCGAATGGATTCAAGAGGCAGTCTCTGATGGGGCAGAGCTCCTCACCGGTGGAGATAAGCAGGACCAATTCGTTACGCCTGCTATCCTTGCCAACGTCAAGCCGGAGATGAAAATCTCCTGTGATGAGGTCTTCGGACCGGCTGTCGGTGTGACGCGCGTCAACGATATTGACGAGGCGATCGCCCTTGCCAACGATACAAACTACGGGCTGAGTGCCGCAATCTTCACACAGAACGTCGATTGGGCAATGAAGTTTGTGCGTGAGGTCGAATCTGGCAACTTGATGGTGAACTGGGGCACGCAGTGGCGTGCAGATCTGATGCCGTATGGTGGCGTCAAAGAGAGCGGTATGGGCAAAGAGGGTCCGAAATACGCCATAGAAGAGATGACCGAATTAAAGATGGCGGTCTTCCATTTGGATAGTTAA
- the fusA gene encoding elongation factor G codes for MKQYRTDQIRNIAIIAHSGAGKTSLVEAMLYNSGAIERMGAVDSGTSVADYAADEIERKTTLNCSVCIAEWEGHKLNLIDTPGAEDFYGDLHSVLRAVDAVVVVVDATTGVEGGTEKVWEVADKYELPRLIFINKMDKENASFENALSTIEDILETRAVPTQLPIGKEDQFAGVVDVIQMAAYLQPDGNKRAAKAEIPADLETEAEETREALVEVAAESDDELIEKFFEAELSDEEIQNGLQLGIFENQFTPVLCGAALNNIGVQQLMDTLLTGCPSPVDVGAVTSAENEADSREPSPDAPMSAVVFKSIADPFAGQLSFFRVYSGILQGDTQVSNSTRGQIERLGKTAFMNGKEAISTPQVEAGDIGALTKLAATQTGDTLCDRDTPIQLTGVDFPNSVISYAIHPTREGDDEKLMTSLTRMSEEDPTFRIERNEVTKQLLISGLGDLHININRERMADKFGVETALSPPKVPYRETIRRRVQGVQGRHKRQSGGRGQFGDVTINLAPLQRGDGFEFVNNIVGGAIPRNYIPAVEKGIRERMDRGLLAGFPIVDIQIDLYDGKYHPVDSSDMAFQIAGSIAFAAAAEESDPCLLEPVMSVDITVPEQFMGSIIGDLNGRRGQVMGVEQMGRKQVIQANVPLSEMLRYSIDLKSMTSARGTFTMEFSHYEITPDDVAQKVIAASKTEEEE; via the coding sequence ATGAAACAATACAGAACAGACCAGATCCGAAACATTGCAATTATCGCGCATTCAGGAGCAGGCAAAACATCACTCGTTGAAGCAATGCTTTACAACAGCGGTGCTATTGAGCGAATGGGTGCCGTCGATAGTGGAACTTCTGTAGCTGACTATGCCGCTGACGAGATTGAACGTAAAACAACCCTCAACTGTTCAGTTTGTATTGCAGAATGGGAAGGACATAAACTAAATCTGATTGATACCCCGGGTGCAGAAGACTTTTACGGCGACCTCCACAGCGTACTCCGAGCCGTTGACGCTGTTGTCGTCGTTGTCGATGCAACAACCGGTGTCGAAGGTGGAACCGAAAAGGTGTGGGAGGTAGCGGACAAATACGAATTGCCACGCCTCATCTTTATCAATAAGATGGATAAAGAGAACGCCAGCTTTGAAAACGCACTCTCGACCATTGAAGACATTTTAGAGACTCGGGCGGTCCCTACTCAACTCCCGATCGGTAAAGAGGACCAGTTTGCCGGTGTCGTCGATGTCATACAGATGGCGGCTTATTTGCAACCCGATGGAAACAAACGCGCTGCAAAAGCTGAGATACCTGCAGACTTGGAAACAGAGGCTGAAGAAACCCGCGAAGCACTCGTTGAAGTCGCTGCAGAAAGCGACGATGAACTCATTGAGAAGTTTTTTGAAGCTGAACTATCGGACGAAGAGATTCAGAACGGTTTACAACTTGGGATTTTCGAGAATCAGTTTACCCCTGTGCTTTGTGGTGCTGCCTTGAACAATATCGGCGTGCAACAATTGATGGATACACTGTTGACGGGCTGTCCATCTCCGGTTGACGTAGGCGCGGTCACATCTGCAGAGAATGAAGCGGACAGTCGCGAACCATCACCGGATGCACCGATGTCCGCCGTTGTATTCAAATCAATTGCCGACCCGTTTGCGGGGCAATTGAGTTTCTTTCGTGTCTACTCCGGCATATTACAAGGGGATACTCAGGTCAGTAATTCGACGCGAGGACAAATTGAACGTCTCGGAAAAACGGCGTTCATGAACGGTAAGGAGGCGATCAGCACACCACAAGTAGAAGCAGGAGACATCGGCGCGCTCACGAAACTTGCGGCGACCCAGACCGGGGATACGCTCTGCGACAGAGATACCCCCATCCAGCTGACAGGTGTTGATTTCCCAAACTCCGTCATCTCCTATGCCATACACCCAACGCGTGAAGGCGACGATGAAAAGTTAATGACATCACTCACACGGATGTCCGAAGAAGATCCGACGTTCAGGATTGAGCGGAACGAAGTTACGAAACAACTTCTCATCTCTGGGCTCGGAGACTTGCACATTAATATTAATCGGGAACGAATGGCAGACAAATTCGGAGTCGAGACCGCACTTTCACCGCCAAAAGTGCCCTATCGGGAAACAATTCGTAGGAGAGTCCAAGGCGTCCAAGGCAGACACAAACGCCAATCCGGTGGAAGAGGGCAGTTCGGCGATGTCACGATTAATCTCGCCCCTTTGCAACGCGGTGATGGTTTTGAGTTTGTTAACAACATTGTTGGGGGTGCGATACCGCGCAACTATATCCCAGCTGTCGAAAAAGGCATCCGCGAGAGAATGGACAGAGGTTTGCTTGCAGGTTTCCCAATCGTCGATATCCAAATTGATCTCTATGATGGTAAATACCACCCTGTTGATTCTTCGGATATGGCGTTCCAGATCGCTGGCTCTATCGCCTTTGCCGCCGCTGCCGAAGAATCAGATCCGTGTTTGCTCGAACCGGTAATGAGCGTCGATATCACGGTGCCCGAACAGTTCATGGGAAGCATTATCGGCGACCTGAACGGACGACGTGGACAGGTAATGGGTGTTGAACAGATGGGGAGAAAGCAGGTTATCCAAGCAAACGTTCCGCTTTCGGAGATGCTCCGGTATTCCATCGATCTTAAGTCGATGACGAGTGCCCGTGGTACCTTCACGATGGAATTCTCGCATTACGAAATCACCCCGGACGATGTTGCACAGAAGGTAATCGCTGCGTCGAAAACCGAAGAGGAAGAGTAG